The sequence GAAGAAGGATGACAATGGAATTGGTACAGCGATTGACTTTGTCTTATCCAACGCACGCTTGGTGCTAGGTGTGGGAGGAGCTGCATTCCTGGGAATAGCTACCCTAGCAGTTAAACGGGTGAGTAATGATGCTGGGGAAGGACCAGAAATCAAGGCATTGATTTGATTGAgatattactgtatttgtaGTTTGTGATTTAAAGTCCTTCCTGTTTTAGATGTCACATATTCTTTGCTTGTGacaattattatgtattgtccTTATGCTTCCTAGATGTATGATCGAGCCATCAGTGCTCCTGCCAGTCCTTCCCGTTCCAATCAGTCGGGAAAGCGTAGCTGGGAGGAGCCAAGCTGGTTGGGGTCTTCTACACGACTGTTGAACAAAGATATGAAGACAAACGTGAGTCGCAGTCTACAGACTTTACCTACAGACTCTTCAGTATTTGAACCAGGTGAGGCTTTATCAATTATGTTTTTGATAGCCATGACTGGATAGCCAAGCAGTTGCATGGTCTAGAAACCTGTGGGTGTGAATACAGAGAATTAGCAATCCTAAGGGTTTATTTActattgagagagagagagagagagagagagagagagagaaaaagagggcAAACAAAAGGTCCAGTTTATTCAAttaatttgctttttatttactATTGCAGTGTCGCTTCAGCCTTTCCTGAtagaacaatttttttatttagtctaTCAGCACTTGCAATCCTACTGATGGAGTTGCCTTCTATGTGTCCCAGAACTAGCTGTTTGGAAACACAGTGGGTTttgttcactaaagggagaattGGAAAGATAATTTGCAGTAGAGCTGTGAACGTAacttcttgacttcactatgcTATATAAATGGACAcgattggcccttcataatgaatagtgtcAGTTGTCCTCTGACAACTATCACTTATTGTGGGGTTGCCCATGGTGTGCACCAGTAATTTATTTACCATTGGGGCACATCTTCCCTCTGTGGTCAACGTCCAAGGTACAATGAAAGGCACTGCACACATTGAAGAAACAGGGCATTGGGATGTGACAACATAGCCCAGTTGCCGTGTTTCAAAGGCACACATCTTTCTGTGGGGTCTGTGCTGAGTGTAATAGGCTtaaagatctcccctgtaactggCCCAAAAGACTATCTGCTCCCCAATTGTGTACCAGGGGGACTGCCGTCCTATGCCTAGTTGGTAATGCTTTCCTATAacgaaaaaaaatgtttatagcgTGTACAAGCGAGCGTAGGGTTCAGGTAGCCTCAGTTGTAACTGGGCACCATTGCTTCAGTCCTTCTCTGATTGTATGTAGTTTCATGTAGCACTGTTAACGTCTTTTAACcgagaagaagaaaaatttgTTTCACCTAGTTTTAAAGGTACATATAAGACGTTAAACTCACTAAGACACACATGCACAAATACCTAGAAGGACTCTTAGTTCTCCTTTTTCTGCAGATCCTGAGCGTCCCAAACCACCGATTCGGAAATCACAGGCAGACCTGAAGAAGACCCGTATGAAGTTTTCGCTGCAGGAGAAGCTGTTTACCTATTACAAGCAACATGTCGCCATCCCTACAACAGAGCAAAGCTGTGCCAAACAGGCTGCTATTGATATATGTGCTGAACTACGTAACTTTATCCATAACAAATTCCCAGACATGCCTCTGCGAGATATGCACCTTAGCGGGAGCCTCTATGATGATTTGCAGGTAACTTCCTTTTCATCTATGTGCACTGGCCTTACACAACCATCTTTATTCATTTAATAGGGTTCACCCCATCACACTATTTCAGTGATATGTAGCTCTGTGACAAGCACTTTAATTATTAGTGAAAGGCACTGTTGAGTTAATTTTGCATTAAGTCAGTGGAAGCTTAACATGCTTGCTTAAACtgataactggggggggggcttcctAGCTACCATGTTACAGTATTAACCTATTGATGTTAATCGGTGGAACACGTCTTTAGCTTAGTATATTCTTTACAGTTAGTCTTTCCATGTGGAAAGCTTTCCAAATCAGACATACTGACATGTGCAGCTGAGTTAGGGTGAATGATATAAAATAAGTgggaggtaaagagaaaggagtAGTGAAGAAaggtagaataaatagaacaaaaggagataaaagagagaagagataaAAAGTCAAACACATGGGGGTGAGTAGAgcaaaaggagagagaaaaatggAAGCTATAATGAAGGTGAAGATAAAGAGGAGGCCTGAGACTCTGAGCACAGACAActgtgggtgctggggcaagtccacATTATATAGTTAAATGGGATGTCTAAAGCAGAGGCTGCAGGAAATGAAGAAATCAGAATGTTGTCAGTTTAGAAAtctttttgcaattatttgcgtgtgtgtgtacagtatatgtgcAGTGTGGGCAGCAACCACTCCCAAACCAGCCTTCGATGAAATTCAGCTGACACTAGTGGAGCCAATGCATTGGGTAGCAtggataatattttaaatagattaaacaaaatacaagaggttagtttatttcaaagaaggtgaaatgttagaacaagtcAGAGGTTTAGACTtattgtaaggaagttttactttaccaagagggttgtagataaatggaacagcctcccaatgGAGgtgatagaggctaatacagtgagtgaatttaaacatgcgtggagTAAGCATATGGCTATCATGAATCAAAGACatgaccaatgactgattaaggcctGGGTATTTACATCAGGaataaaatgggcagactagattggctgaatggtttttatctgctgcTAAGCGCTTATGCCTCCATTTTTGTAGCAGTAGTGCAACCAATACAATATTAGCCTTTGTCCTTAATATTTTGAATTAAATTAGTACATTGTGTCTCCTGATATGACCGTTGATTCATAGTTATGGGCCCTATATATGATCAGAATGCAGTTGGAGCCCCTGATTGTACATTTTAAGAGTATCTGCATTATTCAGACATGCAAATAGGAGACAAAGGGATTAATAGGATTTGTGTTAATTTGTGGTTGGCTGCCATGTAAACTCTCCCTGCCCTCTTGCTTTTTACTAACCTGTGATCTCATAAACTAAAATTGTTTGTTTTACCCGAGTCATTTGGTTGACTTAAGTTCTCCCTGTATTACTTTTGCCAGTCAATAAACCACTCTTCAGTCATACCTTCTGCTTTGTAGGCATGAGACTACCTGAATACCTGCAATGTTGGATGCCTTTTATGTCCATGTGTTTTGGGGTACTATGTACATATAGTATTTCTGTGCactaaatgtgtttatatggCTCCCAAAAtggtaaacatttttaattgatcACACCCAACAGTTGCTGTAGTGTAACATGTGGGTGTTTGTGATTTAaatccgtggtccagttcttaagCTCATGTGTCGATTGTAGGCGCTTTCAACAGTGGAcaagggtcagcatgggcaccctgacagGTCTGTGACTACACAACCCCATATGCAACAACCTACAATTCACTGTTCTgatacctttctatcagaaccagccttaactctttcagcaatttgagaTACAGTAGCTGGTTTGTTAAATTTGACTACACGGGCCAGACTTTGCCCCAATGTGCATAAATGAGCCTTGACCGCCTTTGACCCTGTCGCTATTCACCGTTTTTTCTTCCTTGGGCCACTTttgatactgaccactgcagatcgGGAACACCCcaaaagagctgcagttttggaaatGCTCAGACCCAgacgtctagccatcacaatttggcctttgtcaaagtcgctcaggtCCTTACTTTTGCCCattgcttctaacacatcaactttaatGATTAAATGTTAACTtgttgcctaatatatcccaaatTTGCCCATATAGGTACATATTGATTAATGGGACATGTATCATATTTTAGTGATCTTTCTGGTTTCctagtttaaatataaaacgCATGCATGTGTGTTTTGCCTACTGAACAGTGAAATAACTCTAGAGCTACCTATGTTCTAACAAATGATTATAATATCCAAGCTCAACGGGTTCTTTTCTGAACAACCATGATTAAATGATGCGATTTTTCTCTTATTGATATGTTTttgtgattttactttttgtcccCCATCTGCAGGTAGTGAGGGCTGATCACATTCAACTCATGGTTCCACTTTCTATGGAAAAGAATTTGTGGTCTTGTGTCCCGGGTGAAGAGACTATACTTAACCTGCCAGGTTTCTGTTTTCTACGGCGAGAAAATCTTGAGTATTTTCCCCGGGGGACAAGCTACTGGGATCGCTGTGTGGTGGGGGGATATCTTTGCCCAAAGACTGTGGTAGCTACATTTGAGAAAGTGGTGGCTGGATCCATCAACTGGCCAGCTATTGGTTCTATGCTGGGCTACGTTATTCGACCTGTGGTGCCATCAGACAGCCTTATCTTGGAGGTTCAATATGAGGAAAATCGAAGGCTTTTCATCGATTTTCTCCCATTGGTGGCACTTGGGGATAGGGCAGCAGTAGCGAAATCTCATCGACTGCCACGCTATGGAAATATGTGGAGACTTAGTCAGCGCGGGGCCGAAACAGCAGCCCTTATAGGTCAAGATCAACAGGACTCTGGGTGCCGATGTCTCTGCCTAAAGATTCTTAAAGCCATCTGCCGCTACAATCCATCACTCACACATCTTACAGCTTCCCACCTAACTAATATCCTCCTCCACTTGTGTGAGAAGGAATTGGAGTGGTCACAAGGTGCACTAGCTGACCGATTCCTTCAGGcacttaaagagacagtaagcTACCTAGAGAAAGGGGAATTACCTTCTGCCTTGGACCCCAAGGTTAACCTGTTTTCAGAACTCACAGCGGAAGAGGTGGACGAGATGGGGTATTTTCTTTACTGCTCTATAACAGAGCCTGAGGTGCTATTGAGGACAAGGGACTAGAGGTTGATACATTTAGGAAGA is a genomic window of Spea bombifrons isolate aSpeBom1 chromosome 6, aSpeBom1.2.pri, whole genome shotgun sequence containing:
- the LOC128500373 gene encoding mitochondrial dynamics protein MID51-like produces the protein MAGAGEKKGKKDDNGIGTAIDFVLSNARLVLGVGGAAFLGIATLAVKRMYDRAISAPASPSRSNQSGKRSWEEPSWLGSSTRLLNKDMKTNVSRSLQTLPTDSSVFEPDPERPKPPIRKSQADLKKTRMKFSLQEKLFTYYKQHVAIPTTEQSCAKQAAIDICAELRNFIHNKFPDMPLRDMHLSGSLYDDLQVVRADHIQLMVPLSMEKNLWSCVPGEETILNLPGFCFLRRENLEYFPRGTSYWDRCVVGGYLCPKTVVATFEKVVAGSINWPAIGSMLGYVIRPVVPSDSLILEVQYEENRRLFIDFLPLVALGDRAAVAKSHRLPRYGNMWRLSQRGAETAALIGQDQQDSGCRCLCLKILKAICRYNPSLTHLTASHLTNILLHLCEKELEWSQGALADRFLQALKETVSYLEKGELPSALDPKVNLFSELTAEEVDEMGYFLYCSITEPEVLLRTRD